The following coding sequences are from one Lysinibacillus sp. FSL W8-0992 window:
- a CDS encoding YybS family protein: MPNNQTKALVQGSMMVAIFTILMIASAYVPIISMVALLFTPLPIAWYSASYKRSSSILVAVVGCILTVLTSGLFMLPFAFIMALLGVVIGNGIQLKKSKLYLFMSSGIAVLLSSALVYLAYVQLAGINVIEMSLDLARDSYEQSNELAKSVTGQVAIQPEQMEVLLKTIELTIPSTVTILAFSIAFIVITLNLPILKRLGIKVPKFSPFENMRLPRSVLWYYMIILCINLFLRPEAGSMLDVIVLNVSYILWLLLILQGISFIHYFITTKGMPSVVKWIATILAIPLASFIILLGIIDLGFDVRSLVKGKTKE; the protein is encoded by the coding sequence ATGCCGAATAATCAAACAAAGGCGCTTGTACAAGGCTCGATGATGGTTGCAATTTTTACAATCTTAATGATTGCTTCAGCGTATGTACCAATCATTTCTATGGTAGCCTTATTATTTACTCCATTACCGATTGCTTGGTATAGCGCAAGTTACAAGCGTTCCTCATCAATACTCGTTGCAGTTGTTGGCTGTATTTTAACAGTTTTAACGAGTGGACTATTTATGCTGCCATTTGCCTTTATTATGGCGTTGCTTGGAGTAGTCATAGGTAATGGAATTCAATTGAAGAAGAGCAAACTTTATTTATTCATGTCATCAGGTATCGCGGTACTTTTATCGTCAGCACTTGTGTATCTAGCCTATGTGCAATTAGCGGGAATTAACGTGATTGAAATGAGTTTGGATCTTGCTCGGGACAGTTATGAGCAATCCAACGAGCTTGCTAAAAGTGTAACGGGTCAAGTTGCAATTCAACCTGAACAAATGGAGGTTCTGCTTAAAACTATTGAGCTAACAATACCTTCGACGGTGACAATCTTAGCATTTTCAATAGCTTTTATTGTTATTACACTGAATTTACCAATTTTAAAACGATTAGGTATAAAAGTTCCTAAATTCTCACCGTTTGAAAATATGCGACTTCCACGTTCTGTGTTATGGTACTACATGATTATATTGTGTATTAATCTATTTTTACGTCCAGAAGCAGGCTCTATGCTAGATGTTATCGTATTAAATGTGTCTTATATTTTGTGGCTTTTATTAATCCTTCAAGGGATATCATTTATACATTATTTCATTACAACGAAAGGAATGCCGAGTGTTGTAAAATGGATCGCTACGATTTTAGCCATTCCACTTGCATCATTCATTATTTTACTCGGTATTATAGATTTAGGTTTCGACGTGCGTTCACTTGTGAAAGGGAAGACTAAGGAATAA
- a CDS encoding DUF554 domain-containing protein: protein MVILGALINALLIVVGALVGRIFKNIPESMKTSVLSIIGLSVALLGIKMGFESNNFIILVVSLVVGTVIGEWLDLDKQMNRLGQWIESLFSKRRNSDNQINIAEGFVTASLIFVVGSMAIIGALDSGLRHDHNVLITKGIIDGFTSIILASTLGIGVLLSAVPVFVYQAIIAIFAGVISVYIPDDALQMFITEMTSVGGVMILAIGLNIAGLTKIKAANLLPGIVVVGIMVAIIYPFQ, encoded by the coding sequence GTGGTAATTTTAGGAGCATTAATTAATGCACTACTAATAGTAGTAGGGGCATTGGTAGGGCGCATTTTCAAAAATATTCCTGAGTCGATGAAAACTTCTGTATTATCGATTATTGGCTTATCTGTCGCACTATTAGGAATAAAAATGGGCTTTGAGAGTAATAATTTTATTATTTTAGTGGTAAGTTTAGTAGTAGGAACTGTGATAGGAGAATGGTTAGATTTAGATAAGCAAATGAATCGACTTGGTCAGTGGATTGAATCGCTTTTTAGTAAAAGGCGTAATAGCGACAATCAAATTAATATTGCAGAAGGCTTTGTAACTGCTTCATTAATATTTGTTGTTGGATCAATGGCGATAATAGGTGCACTCGATAGTGGTCTTCGTCATGACCATAACGTCCTAATAACAAAAGGCATTATTGATGGATTTACATCTATTATTTTAGCGTCTACTTTAGGTATTGGCGTACTATTATCAGCCGTTCCAGTATTTGTTTATCAAGCTATTATTGCAATTTTTGCAGGTGTTATTAGTGTTTATATCCCAGATGATGCACTACAGATGTTCATTACAGAAATGACTTCTGTAGGGGGTGTTATGATTTTAGCAATAGGTTTAAATATAGCTGGCTTAACAAAGATCAAGGCTGCCAACTTGTTGCCGGGTATCGTCGTTGTCGGTATTATGGTTGCCATCATCTATCCTTTTCAGTGA
- the ychF gene encoding redox-regulated ATPase YchF, which translates to MALTAGIVGLPNVGKSTLFNAITKAGALAANYPFATIDPNVGIVEVPDARLDKLTELVVPKKTVPTAFEFTDIAGIVKGASKGEGLGNKFLAHIREVDAICQVVRCFVDENITHVSGAVDPIDDIEVINLELALADLESVDKRLQRVSKMAKQKDKEAMVEEPILLKIKAELENGRPARAAELSEDEFKVIKGLHLLTIKPMLYVANVSEDEVADADNNEYVQKVREYAAAEGAQVITICAKIEEEISELDDEEKAMFLEELGIKESGLDQLIRTSYDLLGLATYFTAGVQEVRAWTFRKGMKAPQCAGIIHTDFERGFIRAETVAYNDLVEAGSQAAAKEAGKVRLEGKEYIVQDGDIMLFRFNV; encoded by the coding sequence ATGGCATTAACAGCTGGAATCGTTGGTTTACCTAACGTTGGAAAATCAACACTATTTAACGCAATTACAAAAGCAGGCGCGTTGGCTGCAAACTATCCATTCGCAACAATCGATCCAAACGTAGGTATCGTGGAAGTACCAGATGCACGTTTAGATAAACTTACAGAATTAGTAGTACCAAAAAAGACAGTTCCAACAGCATTTGAATTTACTGATATTGCTGGTATCGTAAAAGGCGCTTCTAAAGGAGAAGGGCTAGGAAATAAATTCCTTGCACATATCCGTGAAGTTGATGCAATTTGCCAAGTAGTACGTTGCTTTGTAGACGAAAATATTACACACGTATCTGGCGCAGTAGATCCAATTGATGATATTGAAGTCATTAATTTAGAGCTTGCACTAGCTGATTTAGAATCAGTTGATAAACGTTTACAACGCGTGAGCAAAATGGCGAAGCAAAAAGATAAAGAAGCTATGGTTGAAGAACCAATTCTTCTTAAAATCAAAGCTGAATTAGAAAATGGCAGACCTGCTCGTGCAGCAGAGCTTTCAGAAGACGAGTTCAAAGTCATTAAAGGTCTTCACCTATTAACTATTAAACCAATGCTATACGTTGCAAATGTTTCAGAAGACGAAGTTGCAGATGCAGATAATAATGAATATGTTCAAAAGGTACGTGAATATGCAGCGGCTGAAGGTGCTCAAGTAATTACAATTTGTGCAAAAATCGAAGAAGAAATTTCAGAGCTTGACGATGAAGAAAAAGCGATGTTCCTAGAGGAATTAGGCATTAAAGAATCAGGCCTAGATCAACTAATCCGTACTTCTTATGATTTATTAGGTCTTGCTACTTACTTCACTGCTGGCGTACAAGAAGTACGTGCATGGACATTCCGTAAAGGCATGAAAGCACCACAATGTGCTGGTATCATTCATACTGACTTTGAGCGCGGATTCATTCGTGCAGAAACAGTTGCTTACAATGATTTAGTAGAGGCTGGCTCACAAGCTGCTGCTAAAGAAGCGGGTAAAGTACGTCTTGAAGGTAAAGAATATATTGTACAAGACGGCGATATCATGTTATTCCGCTTTAACGTCTAA
- the rpsF gene encoding 30S ribosomal protein S6 codes for MRKYELMYIVRPNIEDEAKKALVERFNEILTSNGAEVIEAKEWGKRRLAYEIQDFREGYYQIVKVNAPSEAINEYTRLANISEDIIRHIAVREEAK; via the coding sequence ATGAGAAAATACGAATTAATGTACATTGTACGTCCAAACATTGAAGACGAAGCGAAGAAAGCTTTAGTTGAACGTTTCAACGAAATCTTAACTTCTAACGGTGCTGAAGTCATCGAAGCAAAAGAGTGGGGCAAACGCCGCTTAGCTTACGAGATTCAAGACTTCCGCGAAGGTTACTACCAAATCGTAAAAGTAAACGCTCCTTCAGAAGCAATCAACGAATACACACGTCTTGCTAACATCAGCGAAGATATCATTCGTCACATTGCAGTACGTGAAGAAGCAAAATAA
- a CDS encoding mechanosensitive ion channel family protein, which yields MDSKTKWIQKKWDIVTSETFWDQIIDATFEITIILIASWLTVRLGKKFIKKVFLIRMRSPLNHSERRQRTIARLLQSIISYVVYFSAIIAILSLLHIKVAGLLAGAGIVGLAIGFGAQSLVKDVITGFFIIFEDQFGVGDYIKINAAEGTVVEIGLRTTKINGSTGEQFIIPNGSIGEVINYSINNSKIFIDLQMTTDADFEKAEAIIKKYLDTLPEAHKELVAAPAFLGVQNVKGTEVTIRIVAETLPQQQYGVARTIRRDVTKLFEEHNIPMAYPNMMLYGGNGKEDGSSE from the coding sequence ATGGATTCAAAAACGAAATGGATACAGAAGAAATGGGATATAGTGACTTCCGAGACATTTTGGGATCAGATAATTGATGCAACATTTGAGATTACGATAATCCTTATTGCATCGTGGTTAACAGTGCGATTAGGTAAAAAATTTATCAAAAAAGTATTCCTAATACGAATGCGCTCACCATTAAATCACTCAGAGCGCCGCCAACGAACAATTGCGCGCTTACTACAAAGTATTATTTCCTATGTAGTCTATTTTTCAGCCATTATCGCGATTCTATCTTTACTCCATATTAAAGTAGCTGGTTTACTTGCAGGAGCAGGGATTGTCGGTTTAGCAATCGGTTTTGGTGCACAAAGTTTAGTGAAGGATGTCATTACAGGGTTCTTTATTATTTTTGAAGACCAATTCGGTGTAGGGGATTATATTAAAATAAATGCAGCAGAAGGAACTGTTGTAGAAATAGGATTACGTACAACAAAAATTAATGGTTCTACTGGAGAGCAATTTATTATTCCAAATGGTTCAATTGGAGAAGTGATTAATTACTCTATCAATAACTCGAAAATTTTTATAGATTTACAAATGACAACAGATGCAGACTTTGAAAAAGCGGAAGCAATTATTAAAAAGTATTTAGATACATTACCAGAAGCGCATAAAGAGCTCGTGGCAGCACCTGCCTTTTTAGGTGTGCAAAATGTAAAAGGAACTGAAGTGACGATACGTATTGTCGCGGAAACATTACCACAGCAACAATATGGTGTGGCACGAACAATTCGTCGTGATGTAACAAAACTGTTTGAGGAACATAATATTCCTATGGCGTATCCTAATATGATGTTATATGGTGGAAATGGAAAAGAAGATGGGAGTAGTGAATAA
- a CDS encoding DUF3267 domain-containing protein → MLPDQEPNVIELDIKKLMMDSVVITSGLSILFIAIQYIILKDFQFSLWSMLSGFVLFVILYIVLIVLHEAFHLIGFMIFGGVPYKSLKYGVNLELGIAYATTDQLLPNHAMKKALLLPFWTTGIVPTIAGFYFNSTVLLLAGAFLIAGAVGDFAMYKALRKYPKNALVQDDPQLPKLYVYSPQKKKLSQK, encoded by the coding sequence ATGCTACCAGATCAAGAACCTAATGTAATTGAATTAGATATTAAAAAGCTAATGATGGATAGTGTCGTTATTACTAGTGGTCTATCTATATTATTTATTGCCATACAATATATTATTCTAAAAGATTTTCAATTTTCGTTATGGAGCATGCTAAGCGGATTTGTCCTTTTTGTCATACTTTATATTGTGCTTATCGTCCTGCATGAAGCTTTTCATTTAATAGGCTTTATGATTTTCGGGGGTGTGCCCTACAAATCGTTAAAGTACGGTGTTAATTTAGAGCTTGGTATTGCCTATGCAACGACTGACCAGCTACTCCCTAATCACGCAATGAAAAAAGCGTTGCTATTACCATTTTGGACAACTGGAATTGTACCAACGATTGCTGGCTTTTATTTTAACAGTACTGTTTTATTACTTGCTGGTGCCTTTTTAATAGCGGGAGCAGTAGGAGATTTCGCCATGTATAAGGCATTACGCAAATATCCAAAAAACGCCCTTGTACAAGACGATCCTCAGTTACCAAAGCTCTATGTTTATTCTCCACAGAAAAAGAAACTATCTCAAAAGTAA
- a CDS encoding ParA family protein yields MGRIIAIANQKGGVGKTTTSVNLSACLAYLGKKVLLIDTDPQGNTTSGLGINKGEIQSCIYDVLIDDENVENVVQQTNVENLSIVPATISLAGAEIELVSTISREVRLKHALQDVKEDYDYIIIDCPPSLGLLTINALTASDALIIPVQCEYYALEGLSQLLSTVRLVQKHLNQQLYIDGVLLTMLDARTNLGLQVIDEVKKYFQDKVYKTIIPRNVRLSEAPSHGQPIIIYDAKSRGAEVYLEMAREVIKNG; encoded by the coding sequence ATGGGTAGAATTATAGCAATCGCCAATCAAAAGGGTGGCGTAGGAAAAACAACGACATCGGTCAATTTGAGCGCTTGTCTGGCATACTTGGGGAAAAAAGTGCTATTAATCGATACAGATCCACAGGGCAATACAACAAGTGGACTTGGCATTAATAAAGGTGAAATACAAAGTTGTATTTATGATGTCCTAATCGATGATGAAAATGTTGAAAATGTCGTTCAACAAACAAATGTAGAAAATCTATCAATCGTTCCTGCAACCATTTCACTAGCGGGGGCAGAGATTGAATTAGTTTCAACTATTTCGCGGGAAGTACGTTTAAAGCACGCACTTCAAGATGTGAAAGAAGACTACGACTATATTATTATTGATTGTCCACCGTCACTAGGGCTTTTAACGATTAATGCATTAACTGCGTCGGACGCATTGATTATTCCTGTGCAATGCGAATATTATGCATTAGAGGGTTTAAGCCAATTATTGTCCACTGTACGTTTAGTGCAGAAGCATTTGAATCAACAGCTTTATATTGATGGTGTATTATTGACAATGCTTGATGCAAGAACCAATTTAGGTTTGCAAGTAATTGATGAAGTAAAAAAATATTTTCAAGATAAAGTATATAAAACGATCATTCCTCGTAATGTGCGATTAAGTGAGGCTCCGAGTCATGGACAGCCTATTATCATTTATGATGCAAAATCAAGAGGAGCTGAAGTTTATTTAGAGATGGCGAGGGAAGTGATTAAAAATGGCTAA
- the rpsR gene encoding 30S ribosomal protein S18, which translates to MAPRRGGRKRRKVCYFTSNNITHIDYKDVDLLKKFISERGKILPRRVTGTSAKYQRKLTSAIKVSRIMGLLPFVSEDK; encoded by the coding sequence ATGGCACCACGTCGCGGAGGCCGCAAACGCCGTAAAGTTTGCTATTTTACATCTAATAACATTACACATATCGACTATAAAGATGTGGATTTACTTAAAAAATTCATCTCTGAGCGCGGTAAAATCTTACCACGTCGCGTAACTGGCACTAGCGCTAAGTACCAACGTAAATTAACTTCAGCTATCAAAGTTTCTCGTATTATGGGATTACTTCCATTCGTATCTGAAGATAAATAA
- a CDS encoding DUF951 domain-containing protein, translated as MEAKKFELNDIVEMKKQHPCGTNEWKIIRMGADVRIKCEGCQHSVMIPRREFEKKMKKVLKHASEA; from the coding sequence ATGGAAGCGAAAAAGTTTGAACTAAATGATATTGTCGAAATGAAAAAACAGCATCCTTGTGGCACAAATGAGTGGAAAATTATTCGGATGGGTGCGGATGTGCGCATTAAATGTGAAGGGTGTCAGCACAGTGTGATGATTCCACGTCGAGAATTTGAGAAAAAAATGAAAAAGGTCCTTAAGCATGCAAGTGAAGCCTAG
- the yyaC gene encoding spore protease YyaC, which produces MNTIPNLVLPYSLHHESKNAVWQLSTLFLEYIPFHHERLVFCCIGSDRCTGDTLGPLTGSFLKKSVSFPYEVVGTLEDPLHALNLDTSIQQLHHHTTKPFIIAIDACLGSEQNVGHIAVQDGPILPGKAVKKELPPIGDISVKGIVNIGGFMEMLVLQNTRLHISYAMAEKLSRALLLAAHRYSLKRIDDGNHNTDNDDTRQQVGSLDLC; this is translated from the coding sequence ATGAATACTATACCTAATTTAGTACTACCCTATTCTCTTCATCATGAAAGTAAAAATGCCGTTTGGCAATTGAGTACATTATTTTTAGAGTATATCCCTTTCCATCATGAACGTCTTGTTTTTTGCTGTATCGGAAGTGATCGTTGTACTGGCGATACACTCGGTCCATTAACAGGTAGCTTTTTGAAAAAGTCTGTTAGTTTTCCTTATGAAGTTGTAGGAACTTTGGAAGATCCATTACATGCCCTCAACTTAGATACTTCAATACAACAGCTACACCATCATACTACGAAACCATTTATCATTGCGATTGATGCATGTCTCGGTAGTGAACAAAATGTTGGTCATATTGCCGTGCAGGATGGACCAATATTGCCTGGGAAAGCTGTAAAAAAAGAATTGCCCCCAATCGGTGACATTTCCGTTAAAGGAATCGTCAATATTGGAGGCTTTATGGAAATGCTTGTTTTACAAAATACTAGGTTGCATATATCTTACGCAATGGCTGAAAAGCTTTCAAGAGCTTTACTGCTTGCTGCACATCGTTACTCACTGAAAAGGATAGATGATGGCAACCATAATACCGACAACGACGATACCCGGCAACAAGTTGGCAGCCTTGATCTTTGTTAA
- the ssb gene encoding single-stranded DNA-binding protein has translation MINRVVLVGRLTKDPELRYTPNGIASTRFTVAVNRTFSNQQGEKEADFISCVAWRKQAENLANFMKKGSLIGVEGRIQTGSFEGQDGKRVYTTDVVADSVQFLEPRSGGGAPASNQYGGQSYANSQPSYGGGQPQQQYGGAMPQQGSFGGGNSYQQNQPPMNQPNYTRVDEDPFANSKGPIEVSEDDLPF, from the coding sequence ATGATAAATCGTGTCGTATTAGTTGGAAGACTAACAAAAGACCCTGAGCTGCGCTACACACCGAATGGTATTGCGTCTACTCGTTTTACAGTAGCTGTAAATCGTACATTCTCAAACCAACAAGGTGAAAAAGAAGCAGATTTCATTAGCTGCGTTGCTTGGCGTAAACAGGCTGAAAACTTAGCGAACTTCATGAAAAAAGGAAGTTTGATTGGAGTAGAAGGTCGTATCCAAACAGGTAGCTTTGAAGGACAAGATGGTAAGCGTGTATATACAACTGATGTTGTGGCAGATAGCGTACAGTTTTTAGAGCCTCGTAGTGGTGGAGGTGCTCCTGCATCAAACCAATACGGTGGACAATCTTACGCAAATAGCCAACCGTCATATGGCGGTGGTCAACCACAGCAACAGTATGGTGGCGCGATGCCTCAGCAAGGTTCATTTGGCGGCGGTAATTCTTATCAGCAAAATCAACCACCAATGAATCAGCCGAACTATACACGAGTAGATGAAGATCCATTTGCTAACAGCAAGGGACCAATTGAAGTATCTGAAGACGATCTTCCATTCTAA
- a CDS encoding ABC transporter ATP-binding protein, with the protein MIKIINFISLVNIVKAYKEKKILTNINLEVADNQFISIKGPSGVGKSTLLNILAGLEKADSGQYVMDSIKMHEQNLNELSNIRGSQIGYISQYNPMIRNLTVRENIVAPLLLGKYDKKQTTACIDELSADLKINHLLNKKIDKLSGGERQRVGVIRALIKKPKLLIADEPTGSLDDDTTMLVFNLFKRLCENETTIVMATHSHLSSQYVDKEYVMSFEGILLNTQNSRG; encoded by the coding sequence GTGATTAAAATTATAAACTTTATATCATTAGTTAACATAGTAAAAGCGTATAAAGAAAAAAAGATATTGACCAACATTAATTTAGAAGTTGCCGACAATCAATTCATCTCTATAAAAGGGCCAAGCGGTGTCGGTAAAAGCACGCTTCTAAATATATTAGCTGGACTTGAAAAAGCAGATAGTGGTCAGTATGTTATGGATAGTATAAAAATGCATGAGCAAAATCTTAACGAACTTTCGAATATAAGAGGCAGTCAGATCGGATACATTTCACAATACAATCCAATGATACGCAACCTCACAGTTCGAGAAAATATAGTAGCACCGTTATTATTAGGTAAATATGATAAAAAGCAAACCACGGCGTGTATTGATGAGCTGAGTGCGGATTTAAAAATTAACCATTTACTTAATAAGAAAATCGACAAGTTATCTGGAGGAGAAAGACAACGGGTAGGGGTCATTAGAGCATTAATTAAAAAGCCTAAATTGTTAATAGCAGATGAGCCTACTGGATCATTGGATGACGATACGACGATGTTAGTGTTCAACCTTTTTAAAAGGTTATGCGAGAACGAAACGACTATCGTTATGGCTACTCATAGTCACTTAAGTTCTCAGTATGTTGATAAAGAGTATGTTATGAGTTTTGAGGGGATTCTCTTGAACACCCAAAACTCTAGAGGTTGA
- a CDS encoding acyl-CoA dehydrogenase, translated as MNIIEIKERALEIEQLGKLPQDILEVIYEQQLFKLFIAKDLGGKDLDLLEGIKVFQRMSAIDGNFGWLVTIGTGGNLFIPTLNQEIGEKIFSPSDAVIAGSGYPNGTAVKKDGGYTVTGQWKFCSGADYATTFTMNCFIKEDGIMTDKIISCAVSREQVEILNDWQAMGLKATASHTIRLQDVWIPFDKTFQLGISKNRFNNVVHSFPFATFAEASFLSVCLGITENFLDEAFSLMEQKNKKSSYSDRIGAMQFLFMQQKKRFLQVEEQFYAMLTDYWQKHKLGVELTEQELQQFTQMSKESAAVCVDIANNIIRSLGMDAIIETATINRIWRNLCTAAQHGFLTP; from the coding sequence ATGAACATAATAGAAATAAAAGAACGTGCATTAGAAATCGAACAGTTAGGAAAGTTGCCACAAGATATTTTAGAGGTTATTTATGAGCAACAATTGTTTAAATTGTTTATAGCAAAGGATTTAGGTGGCAAAGATTTAGATTTACTAGAAGGAATAAAAGTGTTTCAGCGTATGTCTGCTATTGATGGAAACTTCGGATGGCTTGTGACAATTGGAACAGGTGGTAATTTATTTATTCCTACGTTAAATCAAGAAATAGGAGAAAAGATTTTTTCACCAAGTGATGCTGTCATAGCGGGAAGTGGCTATCCTAATGGCACGGCCGTAAAAAAGGATGGCGGCTATACTGTAACAGGGCAATGGAAGTTTTGTAGTGGTGCTGACTATGCAACAACCTTTACAATGAATTGCTTTATTAAAGAAGATGGTATTATGACAGATAAAATCATTAGTTGTGCGGTAAGTCGTGAGCAAGTGGAAATCCTAAATGACTGGCAAGCGATGGGTTTAAAGGCTACAGCAAGCCATACTATTCGTCTTCAAGATGTATGGATACCGTTCGATAAAACATTCCAATTAGGCATTAGTAAAAATAGATTTAATAATGTAGTCCATAGTTTTCCGTTCGCTACTTTTGCAGAAGCTTCTTTTTTAAGTGTCTGTCTCGGAATTACAGAGAATTTTTTAGATGAAGCTTTTTCCTTAATGGAGCAAAAAAATAAGAAATCCTCTTATAGTGACCGTATAGGCGCAATGCAATTTTTATTTATGCAGCAAAAAAAGCGCTTTTTACAAGTTGAAGAACAATTTTACGCTATGCTAACAGACTATTGGCAAAAACATAAACTTGGGGTTGAATTGACAGAGCAAGAATTACAACAATTTACGCAAATGAGCAAGGAAAGTGCAGCTGTCTGTGTGGATATTGCAAATAATATCATTCGTAGTCTTGGAATGGACGCTATTATTGAAACAGCCACTATTAATCGAATTTGGAGAAATTTATGTACAGCTGCACAACACGGATTTTTAACACCATAG
- a CDS encoding ParB/RepB/Spo0J family partition protein gives MAKGLGKGIGALFPGESLEQSGQVEEIQLQLIVANPFQPRKIFDEEALQELADSIQEHGILQPIAVRKKARKYEIVAGERRFRAAQIAGLDIIPAIVKELTDSQMMELAILENLQREDLTVIEEAEAYQSLMENLHLTQEELSKRLGKSRPHIANHVRLLALPEDVRALMNDGTLSMGQGRALLGLKNKRRIPEIALKIIKQGLNVRQVEILVQNLNEEVSRETSQPKKKDIFVVAKESQLRDYFGTNVQIKKANNKGKIEIEFYSEDDLERILEILNIQEDD, from the coding sequence ATGGCTAAAGGTTTAGGAAAAGGTATTGGTGCTCTATTTCCAGGAGAATCGTTAGAACAAAGCGGACAAGTAGAAGAAATACAACTACAGCTAATAGTCGCAAATCCATTTCAGCCTCGTAAAATATTTGATGAAGAAGCATTGCAAGAATTAGCAGATTCAATTCAAGAGCATGGTATTTTACAGCCGATTGCTGTACGAAAAAAGGCACGGAAATACGAAATTGTAGCGGGCGAACGTCGTTTTAGAGCAGCACAAATAGCTGGGCTAGACATAATACCAGCGATTGTTAAAGAGCTCACAGATTCTCAAATGATGGAACTTGCAATATTAGAAAACCTTCAGCGTGAAGATTTAACGGTTATTGAAGAGGCAGAAGCATATCAAAGTCTAATGGAAAACTTACACTTAACACAAGAGGAGCTATCCAAGCGATTAGGTAAGAGTAGACCACACATTGCCAATCACGTTCGATTGTTAGCTTTGCCAGAAGATGTTCGTGCCTTAATGAATGACGGTACATTATCAATGGGGCAAGGCCGTGCATTACTAGGATTGAAAAATAAAAGAAGAATTCCAGAAATTGCACTCAAGATTATTAAACAAGGTTTAAACGTGCGCCAAGTTGAAATTTTAGTGCAAAATTTAAATGAAGAAGTTTCACGTGAAACATCGCAGCCGAAGAAGAAGGATATTTTTGTTGTAGCAAAGGAATCTCAGTTGAGAGATTATTTTGGTACAAATGTCCAAATTAAAAAAGCAAATAATAAAGGTAAAATTGAAATCGAATTTTACTCAGAAGATGACTTAGAACGTATTTTGGAAATATTAAACATTCAAGAAGATGATTAA